A single Defluviitalea saccharophila DNA region contains:
- a CDS encoding FAD-binding oxidoreductase: MSYKRLGQEDLNYLKSIINDSERILYGDDINEDYSHDELGDTVSYPDVVVKVTSTEEVSKIMKYAYENNIPVTPRGSGTGLVGSSVAIEHGIMLDTTLMNHILELDESNLTVTVEPGVLLMELSAYVEERDLFYPPDPGEKSATIGGNISTNAGGMRAVKYGVTRDYVRGLEVVLPDGRVVEFGGKVVKNSTGYAMKDLMIGSEGTLGIITKAILKLLPLPKKAISLLIPFPSLEKAIGTVPLIIKSKSIPTAIEFMQREVIIDAEKYLGKKFPDNSADAYLLLKFDGNSTEEIENAYDSVARICLEQGAIDILISDTTEREESIWKARGAFLEAIKGSTTYMDEVDVVVPRSSVNEMVEYIHNLYKEVNIRIKSFGHAGDGNLHAYILKDDLSEEEWERRMKAAMDKIYAKARDLNGQVSGEHGIGYAKKPYLMEAIDPTVVGIMSGIKRAFDPKSILNPHKIWQ, translated from the coding sequence ATGAGCTATAAAAGACTGGGACAAGAGGATTTAAATTATCTAAAATCTATTATAAACGATTCAGAAAGAATCCTTTATGGCGATGATATTAATGAAGACTATAGTCATGATGAATTAGGAGATACCGTAAGCTATCCTGATGTTGTTGTAAAAGTGACTTCCACGGAGGAAGTTTCTAAAATTATGAAATATGCTTACGAAAATAATATTCCAGTAACCCCTCGTGGCTCAGGAACCGGTCTTGTAGGCTCCTCCGTAGCAATAGAGCACGGCATTATGCTTGATACGACCTTGATGAATCATATTCTTGAATTAGATGAGTCCAATTTAACCGTAACTGTAGAACCGGGCGTTTTACTCATGGAACTTTCAGCTTATGTAGAAGAAAGAGATTTGTTTTATCCACCGGACCCAGGAGAAAAATCTGCTACTATAGGCGGAAACATTAGCACCAATGCCGGAGGAATGAGAGCTGTAAAATACGGTGTTACCAGGGACTATGTTCGCGGACTTGAAGTAGTTCTTCCAGATGGCAGAGTAGTTGAATTTGGCGGTAAAGTCGTAAAAAACAGTACGGGCTATGCCATGAAAGATTTAATGATTGGTTCGGAAGGAACTCTTGGCATCATTACAAAAGCCATATTAAAGCTTCTTCCTCTGCCCAAGAAAGCAATCAGTTTACTCATTCCGTTTCCATCTTTAGAAAAAGCAATCGGTACTGTACCTCTCATTATTAAGTCTAAATCTATACCGACAGCCATAGAATTTATGCAAAGAGAAGTTATTATAGATGCTGAAAAGTATTTAGGCAAAAAGTTTCCGGATAACAGTGCAGATGCTTATCTGTTATTAAAATTTGACGGGAATTCCACAGAAGAAATCGAAAATGCCTACGACAGCGTAGCCAGGATTTGTCTGGAGCAGGGAGCAATTGATATTTTAATTTCAGACACCACTGAAAGAGAAGAATCCATTTGGAAAGCAAGAGGTGCCTTTCTAGAAGCAATTAAAGGCTCCACAACTTATATGGATGAGGTAGACGTAGTCGTTCCAAGAAGTTCGGTAAATGAAATGGTAGAATATATTCATAATTTATATAAAGAAGTCAATATCAGAATTAAAAGCTTCGGCCATGCAGGGGATGGAAACTTGCATGCATATATTCTAAAGGATGATTTAAGCGAAGAAGAATGGGAAAGAAGAATGAAGGCTGCAATGGATAAAATTTATGCGAAAGCCAGAGACCTCAATGGACAAGTATCCGGCGAACATGGTATTGGGTATGCGAAAAAGCCATATTTAATGGAAGCAATAGATCCTACAGTAGTAGGAATCATGAGTGGTATAAAGAGAGCATTTGATCCAAAAAGTATTTTAAATCCGCATAAAATATGGCAATGA
- a CDS encoding electron transfer flavoprotein subunit alpha, protein MAKLVVNQDKVGNIDELISICPFGALEEKNGELQINGACKMCKLCVKKGPKGAIEYVEDEVVSIDKSLWKGIAVYVDHIDGVIHPVTYELIGKARELAAKINHPVYAIMMGSNISSQCHELLHYNVDKVFVYDHEKLERFKMEPYTAVFEDFVNTVKPTVILVGATPIGRQLAPRLATRLRTGLTADCTILDIKENTDLVQIRPAFGGNIMAQIITPNNRPQMATVRYKVMNAPERNPYETGEIIQCDIAPEKLDSRVDVLDIIPKEKEQFIEAADVLVVAGRGIKKPEDLGMLQELADLLGGQLACTRPMAEAGWMEAKRQVGLSGRTVRPKLIITCGVSGAVQFTAGMNNSEQIIAINKDESAPIFKTAHYGLIGDLYEIIPNLINQIKAGKGVI, encoded by the coding sequence ATGGCGAAATTAGTAGTCAATCAAGATAAGGTTGGAAATATCGATGAACTCATTAGCATCTGTCCATTTGGTGCATTGGAAGAAAAGAACGGAGAACTTCAAATTAACGGAGCCTGTAAGATGTGTAAGCTATGCGTCAAAAAAGGCCCTAAAGGTGCCATTGAATATGTGGAAGATGAAGTAGTGAGTATAGATAAAAGTCTTTGGAAAGGTATTGCAGTTTATGTAGACCATATTGATGGCGTGATTCATCCGGTCACCTATGAATTAATTGGAAAAGCAAGAGAGCTGGCAGCAAAAATCAATCATCCAGTATATGCGATTATGATGGGAAGTAATATTTCCAGCCAGTGCCATGAGCTTCTTCATTATAATGTAGACAAAGTATTTGTATATGATCATGAGAAGTTAGAGCGTTTTAAAATGGAACCCTATACAGCAGTCTTTGAAGATTTTGTGAACACTGTAAAACCTACCGTTATTTTAGTAGGCGCAACCCCTATAGGACGCCAGTTGGCACCGAGACTTGCGACAAGACTAAGAACAGGTCTTACAGCGGATTGCACCATCCTAGATATTAAAGAGAATACAGATTTGGTTCAAATCCGTCCTGCCTTTGGCGGAAATATTATGGCACAAATCATAACGCCTAATAATAGACCTCAAATGGCAACCGTTCGTTATAAGGTGATGAATGCTCCTGAAAGAAATCCATATGAAACCGGAGAAATCATACAATGTGATATTGCACCTGAAAAATTAGACAGCAGAGTAGATGTTCTGGATATCATTCCTAAGGAAAAAGAACAATTTATCGAAGCAGCGGATGTATTGGTGGTAGCAGGAAGAGGCATTAAGAAACCAGAAGATTTAGGAATGCTGCAGGAATTAGCAGATTTACTGGGGGGACAGCTGGCCTGTACAAGACCAATGGCAGAAGCTGGTTGGATGGAAGCAAAACGTCAAGTTGGATTAAGTGGAAGAACCGTTAGACCAAAACTTATTATTACCTGCGGTGTGTCCGGAGCAGTTCAATTTACAGCAGGGATGAACAATTCTGAGCAAATCATTGCAATCAATAAGGATGAAAGTGCACCAATTTTTAAAACGGCACATTATGGGTTGATCGGGGATTTATACGAAATTATTCCAAACTTAATCAATCAAATCAAAGCTGGCAAGGGGGTAATATAA
- a CDS encoding electron transfer flavoprotein subunit beta/FixA family protein, translating into MNILVCIKQVPGTNKVEVDPVTGVLKRNGVESKMNPYDLYAIETALRIREKTGGTITVITMGPPQSAAVLREAFAMGVDHGALISDRKFGGADVLATSYTISQGVKLLGNFDLILCGKQTTDGDTAQVGPEISEYLNIPSVSNVSRIVEVQDDGLVIAMDMTTDIEVVKIQFPCLLSVDKDIFMPRLPSYIKKQATKDREIKVITLNDLEDKDEKHYGLNGSPTQVERIFPPDANTHQEIWNGSSMELTDQLYKKLRELKFV; encoded by the coding sequence ATGAATATTTTAGTATGTATAAAACAAGTTCCCGGAACCAATAAAGTAGAAGTTGATCCAGTTACAGGGGTACTCAAAAGAAATGGCGTAGAGTCGAAAATGAATCCGTATGATTTGTATGCCATCGAAACAGCTCTTAGGATTAGAGAAAAAACAGGAGGAACTATTACTGTAATTACCATGGGACCTCCACAATCTGCAGCAGTCTTAAGAGAAGCATTTGCTATGGGGGTTGATCATGGGGCTTTGATTTCTGACAGAAAATTCGGTGGAGCAGACGTTTTAGCAACCAGTTACACGATTTCACAAGGCGTTAAATTACTAGGGAACTTTGATTTGATTCTCTGTGGAAAACAAACCACCGATGGAGATACCGCTCAAGTGGGACCAGAAATATCTGAGTACCTAAACATTCCAAGTGTCTCTAATGTCTCTAGAATCGTGGAAGTTCAAGATGACGGGTTAGTTATTGCGATGGATATGACAACGGATATAGAGGTTGTCAAAATCCAATTTCCATGTTTATTGTCTGTAGACAAAGATATATTTATGCCAAGACTTCCCTCTTATATAAAGAAACAGGCGACAAAGGACAGAGAAATTAAAGTAATTACTCTGAACGATTTGGAAGATAAGGATGAAAAACATTACGGCTTAAATGGTTCTCCTACTCAGGTAGAACGGATCTTTCCACCGGATGCAAATACCCATCAGGAAATCTGGAATGGAAGTTCTATGGAGCTTACTGACCAATTGTATAAAAAATTAAGAGAGCTAAAATTTGTCTAG
- a CDS encoding lactate permease LctP family transporter codes for MNMTLAFVLALLPIIWLIIALTILKIPGFKACAIALGIAYVLAVFVWKMPFLDSVTAIFEGAALALWPIIIVIIAAIFTYNVCVSTGKMEVIKKMLASVTNDKRVLVLIIAWGFGGFMEGMAGFGTAVAIPASMLWGLGFNPVFAAIVCLIANATPTAFGSIGIPTTTLAKITGLNVFELSTNTVIQLAPLIILTPFILVFLTGKSKKAFKGIGIITLISGLSFLIPEYLVARYLGAELPVVIGSVCSMACTIWAAKFFGKKEIPSEYCLEEQTNNKVSSKEALLAWSPFILIFIFLIVTSNLIAPLNQLLAGVKTSVNIYTGEGAAPYTFSWLTTPGVWIIFAAIIGGKIQGANFSKILTIFKDTVLQLSKTIITIISIMASAKLMGYSGMIGSIAIMFVTLTGSYYPLFAPFLGSIGTFVTGSGTSASVLFGGLQLETSIALNLNQSWIAASNTAGAITAKMISPQSIAIAVAAVNLQGKESVLLKGVIKYYILFLAIVGIFTYVGIQYLI; via the coding sequence ATGAATATGACATTAGCATTTGTACTGGCTTTATTACCGATTATTTGGCTGATTATTGCATTAACGATCTTGAAGATACCAGGATTTAAAGCATGTGCCATAGCTCTGGGGATAGCATATGTCCTTGCAGTTTTTGTATGGAAAATGCCATTTCTTGATAGTGTTACAGCAATTTTTGAGGGAGCAGCATTAGCACTTTGGCCAATTATTATTGTAATCATTGCTGCAATATTTACTTACAATGTATGCGTTTCTACTGGAAAAATGGAAGTCATTAAGAAAATGTTAGCCAGTGTTACAAATGATAAAAGAGTTCTGGTTTTGATTATTGCATGGGGATTTGGAGGATTTATGGAAGGTATGGCGGGCTTTGGAACTGCTGTTGCCATTCCGGCCAGTATGCTTTGGGGGCTAGGCTTTAATCCTGTATTTGCTGCGATAGTTTGCCTGATTGCAAATGCAACGCCTACTGCCTTTGGTTCCATCGGAATTCCAACAACGACCCTGGCTAAAATTACAGGACTGAATGTCTTTGAGTTATCTACCAATACGGTTATACAGCTTGCCCCATTAATTATCTTGACTCCTTTTATTTTGGTGTTTTTAACCGGGAAATCTAAAAAAGCATTCAAAGGGATAGGAATTATAACACTGATATCAGGTCTGTCGTTTTTAATCCCAGAATATCTGGTTGCCAGATATCTTGGCGCTGAACTGCCGGTTGTCATCGGATCGGTGTGCTCCATGGCATGTACAATATGGGCAGCCAAATTTTTTGGAAAAAAAGAGATTCCTTCGGAATACTGCTTAGAAGAGCAAACGAATAACAAAGTAAGCAGCAAAGAAGCATTGCTGGCATGGAGTCCGTTTATTTTAATATTTATATTCTTAATTGTAACTTCTAATTTAATTGCTCCTCTAAATCAGCTTCTGGCTGGAGTAAAGACTTCAGTCAATATATATACGGGAGAAGGAGCTGCGCCATATACGTTTTCCTGGCTGACCACCCCTGGAGTGTGGATTATTTTTGCAGCCATTATAGGCGGTAAAATCCAAGGAGCTAATTTTTCAAAAATATTAACCATCTTTAAAGATACAGTGCTTCAATTATCAAAGACCATTATAACGATTATATCGATTATGGCTTCTGCAAAACTTATGGGCTACAGCGGAATGATCGGTTCTATAGCAATTATGTTTGTTACCCTTACTGGTTCCTATTATCCTTTATTTGCACCGTTTCTTGGTTCTATCGGAACTTTTGTAACAGGCAGCGGTACCTCTGCGAGCGTTTTATTTGGTGGTCTGCAGCTTGAAACATCGATAGCGCTTAATTTGAATCAATCCTGGATTGCTGCATCCAATACGGCGGGAGCAATCACAGCAAAGATGATTTCGCCACAAAGTATAGCGATAGCAGTGGCAGCAGTGAATTTGCAGGGGAAAGAAAGCGTACTTCTAAAAGGTGTTATAAAATATTACATTCTTTTCCTTGCCATAGTAGGGATATTCACCTATGTAGGAATACAGTATTTGATTTAA
- a CDS encoding FadR/GntR family transcriptional regulator, with translation MEDKKASKKSYTKVIDYIKMQIRQGNLKIGEKLPAERELSEILGVSRNSVREAIRTLDVMGVISSQHGAGNYLTGNFESNLVETISMMFLLNQIDYQQISQLRRGLELQALNLAIDHISDDEIMELQKIISQLEHETEENNVILDKKLHYNIALASKNILIMDILQALSELIDQFIADLRREILSSEDSRAVLYESHNEMMQSLILRDKVLAYQAINKHFDIVDKKLKEKEEIMAKLHTYHQ, from the coding sequence ATGGAGGATAAAAAAGCATCTAAGAAATCCTATACAAAAGTAATAGACTATATCAAAATGCAAATTAGGCAAGGCAATCTAAAAATAGGAGAAAAATTACCGGCGGAGAGGGAATTATCCGAAATCCTGGGGGTAAGCCGCAATTCTGTTCGAGAAGCGATTCGTACATTAGATGTAATGGGTGTGATTTCAAGTCAGCATGGCGCAGGAAATTATTTAACAGGTAATTTTGAAAGCAACTTGGTAGAAACCATCTCTATGATGTTTCTGCTGAATCAGATTGATTATCAACAAATCAGTCAGCTTCGTCGTGGATTGGAGCTACAGGCATTAAACCTTGCAATAGATCATATATCGGATGATGAAATTATGGAACTTCAAAAAATCATTTCACAATTGGAGCATGAAACAGAAGAGAACAATGTTATTTTGGACAAAAAGCTTCACTATAATATTGCGCTTGCCTCTAAAAATATATTGATTATGGATATATTACAGGCCCTTTCCGAGCTCATAGATCAATTCATTGCAGATCTAAGAAGAGAAATATTAAGTTCAGAAGATAGCAGGGCAGTTCTTTATGAATCCCATAATGAGATGATGCAAAGTCTAATTTTAAGAGATAAGGTATTGGCTTATCAAGCAATTAACAAACATTTTGACATAGTAGACAAAAAATTAAAAGAAAAAGAAGAAATAATGGCAAAATTGCACACATATCACCAATAA
- a CDS encoding isoprenylcysteine carboxylmethyltransferase family protein yields MSILQISAIIILILFYGAYLTKLIVQKRKGIQTTQLGIGSKSKKTLLVEKLLKFTSFVIVPIELISILLDTNSFLSEKVRISGIVLAAVGSLVFIIAMVTMRDSWRAGIPAEDNTQMVTSGIYRISRNPAFLGFDLTYIGYYLAFDNLPLLLISLFAVTLMHLQILEEEKYLANRFGTKYLEYKKNVGRYLKIVPF; encoded by the coding sequence ATGAGCATCCTTCAGATTTCAGCAATAATAATTTTGATTCTATTCTATGGAGCATATCTGACTAAATTAATTGTACAGAAACGTAAAGGCATACAAACGACTCAATTAGGTATTGGCAGTAAAAGCAAAAAGACACTATTGGTTGAGAAGCTGTTGAAATTTACTTCTTTTGTGATTGTACCAATAGAGTTAATAAGCATCCTGTTAGATACAAACAGCTTTCTGTCCGAAAAAGTTAGAATAAGTGGCATAGTTTTGGCTGCTGTTGGATCTTTAGTTTTTATTATTGCTATGGTAACTATGAGGGACAGCTGGAGAGCAGGAATTCCTGCCGAAGACAATACCCAAATGGTGACATCAGGAATTTATAGGATTAGCAGAAATCCTGCATTTCTCGGATTTGACCTTACATATATAGGATATTATTTAGCCTTTGACAATCTCCCACTGCTATTGATTTCCCTATTCGCTGTGACTTTGATGCATCTGCAGATTTTAGAAGAAGAAAAATATCTAGCGAATAGGTTTGGTACAAAGTATTTAGAATATAAAAAGAATGTTGGAAGGTATTTAAAAATAGTCCCATTCTAA
- a CDS encoding ABC transporter ATP-binding protein, which yields MKKLQSLKASHIVAGYDKKIIIDGIDITIPDNKISVIIGANACGKSTLLKTLARLIKPNSGELLLDGKKISEIPPKQLAQILGLLPQSPIVPEGITVADLVARGRFPYQSFLKGLSTKDYEAVEEALEIMGITDLANRCVDELSGGQRQRVWIAMALAQQTDILLLDEPTTYLDITYQVEILDLLTDLNRKRGTTIVMVLHDINLSARYADHIFALHKGKLIAQGAPSEIITEELIKKVFNLDCSVIKDPVSGSPFIVPKGRHHVRLNTNQEVAV from the coding sequence ATGAAGAAATTACAATCCCTAAAAGCGAGTCATATCGTCGCTGGATATGATAAAAAAATTATAATAGATGGCATTGACATCACGATTCCAGACAATAAAATTAGCGTTATTATTGGCGCCAATGCCTGTGGAAAATCCACTTTGCTTAAGACTCTTGCCAGGCTTATTAAACCAAACTCAGGAGAACTGCTTCTTGACGGGAAAAAAATCAGTGAAATACCGCCTAAGCAACTGGCACAAATTTTGGGACTTTTACCCCAATCTCCGATTGTACCAGAAGGCATTACCGTGGCAGATTTGGTTGCGAGAGGAAGATTTCCGTATCAGTCTTTTTTGAAAGGACTGAGTACGAAAGATTATGAAGCTGTGGAAGAAGCTTTGGAAATAATGGGGATTACAGACTTGGCTAACCGTTGTGTGGACGAATTATCCGGAGGACAGCGACAAAGGGTGTGGATTGCCATGGCCCTTGCTCAACAAACGGATATTCTTCTTTTAGATGAGCCAACTACTTATCTGGATATCACTTATCAAGTTGAAATTCTTGATTTATTAACAGACTTAAATCGAAAAAGAGGCACCACCATCGTTATGGTGCTTCATGATATCAATCTTTCAGCCCGTTATGCGGATCATATCTTTGCCCTTCATAAAGGGAAGCTGATTGCTCAGGGAGCGCCTTCTGAAATTATAACAGAAGAGTTAATTAAAAAGGTCTTTAATCTTGACTGCTCCGTTATAAAAGATCCTGTTTCAGGCTCACCGTTTATCGTACCAAAGGGCAGACATCATGTCAGATTAAATACCAATCAGGAAGTAGCGGTTTAG
- a CDS encoding FecCD family ABC transporter permease, with protein MIRNNLSNIKAGYRRRQKRWIIVTLFLGVLTLALSISLLLLGNTIYPISVVIKVLMGEQIQGASFAIGTLRLPRMLSGLLVGIAFGMAGSTFQTILRNPLASPDIIGVTVGSSAGAMICILLLKMSGAIVSVVAVILGLFVAALIYMLSKIGKFSGGKLILIGIGIQAMLNAVISFLLLRAPQHDVPAAYRWLSGSLNGIQMMSIPKLFFVVIPFGLIIILLGRHLRILGLGEQSAITLGVRTDLVRLLLILSSVVLIACATAVTGPISFVAFLAGPIASKLVGMGTPNEFPAGLVGAVLVLGADLIGQLAFNTRFPVGVITGILGAPYLIILLIRMNQTGGSA; from the coding sequence ATGATTCGAAATAATCTTAGCAATATTAAAGCAGGATATCGACGGAGGCAGAAGCGTTGGATTATCGTCACCCTTTTTTTAGGGGTGCTTACTTTAGCCCTTAGTATTTCTTTGCTTTTATTGGGGAATACCATATATCCAATCTCTGTGGTCATAAAAGTCCTGATGGGAGAACAGATTCAGGGGGCTTCTTTTGCCATAGGGACTTTACGCTTGCCTAGAATGTTATCCGGACTTCTTGTTGGGATAGCCTTTGGGATGGCAGGCAGTACGTTTCAAACAATCTTACGAAATCCTTTAGCGAGTCCCGATATCATAGGAGTAACGGTCGGTTCCAGCGCAGGAGCAATGATTTGTATACTTTTGTTGAAAATGAGTGGAGCTATTGTTTCCGTTGTTGCTGTGATTTTAGGGCTTTTCGTTGCTGCATTGATTTACATGCTTTCAAAGATCGGTAAATTCTCAGGAGGGAAATTAATACTCATTGGGATAGGCATACAGGCAATGCTTAATGCCGTAATATCTTTTTTACTACTCAGGGCGCCACAGCATGACGTACCTGCTGCTTACAGATGGCTTAGCGGAAGTCTTAATGGAATTCAGATGATGAGTATTCCTAAACTTTTCTTTGTTGTAATCCCCTTTGGACTCATCATCATTTTGTTGGGAAGACATCTTAGAATCTTAGGACTAGGGGAGCAATCTGCTATAACCCTTGGGGTGAGAACGGACTTGGTACGACTTTTATTGATTCTTAGTTCTGTGGTTTTAATAGCTTGTGCCACTGCAGTTACAGGACCTATTTCCTTTGTAGCTTTTTTAGCCGGACCGATTGCATCGAAGCTTGTGGGTATGGGTACTCCCAACGAATTTCCGGCAGGACTTGTAGGTGCTGTTTTAGTACTAGGTGCTGACCTTATTGGTCAGCTTGCCTTTAATACGCGATTTCCAGTGGGAGTCATTACCGGAATTTTAGGGGCACCTTATTTAATTATACTACTGATTCGTATGAATCAAACAGGAGGGTCAGCATGA
- a CDS encoding FecCD family ABC transporter permease, which produces MSLSLCVLASLAFGARFINFNEVLNTLIHSRMTTINEIVVHERIPRTVFGIIAGSALGVSGALMQAITRNPIADPSILGVNTGATLFVVGGIAFLGISSPEEYIFLALIGAAITAVFVYGIGSMGPGGATPIKLALAGAATSAALSSLVSAIIMPREQVMNAVRFWQVGSISGATWEGIFSILPFLVIGLILGLIATPALDALAMGDDIATGLGVRVGVVRLIGALAGVLLCGATTALAGPIGFVGLMVPHTMRLICGPNLRWIVPMSALGGAILLTLSDVMGRLIGSPGELEAGIVTAFIGAPILIIIAMRAKGRAL; this is translated from the coding sequence ATGAGCTTGTCATTGTGTGTTTTGGCGTCCTTGGCATTTGGTGCACGATTTATTAACTTTAATGAAGTATTGAACACTTTGATACACTCCCGAATGACAACCATTAATGAGATAGTGGTTCATGAACGGATTCCAAGAACTGTTTTTGGCATCATAGCCGGAAGTGCCCTAGGGGTATCCGGTGCATTGATGCAGGCTATTACCCGTAATCCAATAGCAGATCCAAGTATCTTAGGAGTCAATACCGGAGCTACATTGTTTGTTGTGGGGGGTATTGCATTCTTAGGCATTAGTTCTCCAGAGGAGTATATATTTCTTGCTTTAATTGGTGCTGCAATAACAGCAGTATTTGTCTATGGGATAGGGTCCATGGGGCCTGGTGGAGCAACACCCATTAAACTCGCTTTAGCTGGTGCGGCCACCAGTGCGGCTCTATCCTCATTGGTGAGTGCCATCATTATGCCCAGAGAACAAGTTATGAATGCTGTTCGCTTCTGGCAAGTTGGAAGCATCAGTGGGGCGACATGGGAGGGAATATTCTCCATACTTCCCTTTCTTGTTATTGGCTTAATTTTAGGCTTAATAGCTACTCCTGCTTTGGATGCGCTTGCAATGGGAGATGACATTGCAACTGGTTTAGGCGTTCGGGTTGGAGTCGTAAGACTTATAGGGGCATTGGCCGGAGTTCTTCTTTGTGGTGCGACTACAGCTCTTGCGGGACCGATTGGATTTGTAGGGCTTATGGTTCCGCATACCATGCGCCTTATCTGTGGACCTAATTTGCGATGGATTGTCCCTATGTCAGCTTTGGGAGGAGCAATTCTTTTAACCCTTTCTGATGTTATGGGAAGATTGATTGGCAGTCCAGGGGAATTGGAAGCAGGCATTGTAACAGCTTTTATAGGGGCTCCCATACTTATTATTATTGCGATGAGAGCAAAGGGGCGAGCATTATGA
- a CDS encoding iron-siderophore ABC transporter substrate-binding protein codes for MNYPKFKFIFTLLFVLSIVLTGCGSKQTTVPSLEENTQSSESTGDYPIVIQHAFGETIIESKPERVAAIAWGNQDLPLALGVVPVGVSQANYGVLDGSGLLPWTLAKFKELGEEEPIIFNDTDGLNYEAISDVQPDVILAAYSGITQEEYDLLSQIAPVVAYPEFPWQTYWREQITVNATGMGMQSEGEALVEELEALIEEKVSGHPGIKGKKAAFFAFTPSDLGKFYIYHPNDPRAAYLLDLGMELPDSIAKLAQDTNSFYLELSSENVDLLQDVEVIIAYGNDELLKALQADPLLGSLPAIKRGSVALIEDGTPLAASATPSALSIPATIDEYLTIIGEAADKVE; via the coding sequence ATGAATTACCCAAAGTTTAAGTTTATTTTTACCCTTTTATTTGTACTTAGTATTGTATTAACAGGGTGTGGAAGTAAACAAACTACTGTACCATCCCTGGAAGAAAATACACAGAGTTCAGAATCTACTGGTGACTATCCAATAGTGATTCAACACGCCTTTGGAGAAACGATTATAGAAAGCAAACCAGAACGGGTTGCTGCTATTGCTTGGGGAAATCAAGACCTGCCTTTGGCATTAGGGGTTGTTCCTGTTGGCGTTTCCCAGGCCAATTACGGAGTACTTGATGGCAGCGGTCTTTTGCCTTGGACGTTAGCTAAATTTAAAGAATTGGGAGAGGAAGAACCTATTATTTTTAATGATACAGATGGTTTGAATTACGAAGCAATTAGTGATGTTCAACCTGACGTTATACTTGCCGCTTATTCAGGAATCACCCAGGAAGAATACGATTTATTGAGTCAAATCGCTCCTGTCGTGGCGTATCCAGAATTTCCATGGCAAACCTATTGGCGTGAACAAATTACTGTTAATGCAACTGGCATGGGCATGCAATCTGAAGGGGAAGCCTTAGTTGAGGAATTAGAAGCTTTGATAGAAGAAAAAGTTAGTGGACATCCAGGCATAAAAGGTAAAAAAGCAGCTTTCTTTGCTTTTACGCCATCAGATTTAGGAAAGTTCTACATATATCATCCCAATGATCCCCGTGCAGCTTATCTTTTAGATTTAGGGATGGAATTACCGGACAGTATTGCAAAATTAGCTCAGGACACCAATAGCTTTTATTTGGAATTAAGTTCAGAAAATGTGGATTTACTTCAAGACGTTGAAGTGATTATAGCCTACGGCAATGATGAATTATTAAAAGCACTTCAGGCAGATCCTTTGCTTGGAAGCCTTCCAGCCATTAAGAGAGGTTCAGTTGCATTAATTGAAGATGGTACACCTTTAGCAGCATCTGCTACACCAAGTGCGCTTTCCATTCCGGCTACAATTGATGAATATCTTACTATCATTGGAGAGGCAGCTGATAAAGTAGAATGA